From the Candidozyma auris chromosome 2, complete sequence genome, the window CAAAAGTCGCCCTTGATAATGTCCACGTGCAAAACAGAAAtttgtgcttttttgcGAGCTTTGGCGATACGCTGTTTCTGTCTCTCTGAGGGCAGCTCCACATGGTTTTCCTCCTTATACTCTCTCACAATCACAGTacctttcttgaaaatttCTGGCTCGTTGTTGTAATTGATCCCACATTTCGAGAAAAGGATTTCGTTCTTATCGCTAGAAACGGTGCCCAGCAAGTAATTCTCGGCTTCCTGGCCCGTCATTCCGCACTTCTCGATCAACTTCCAGAAAGTCGTATTGTACAAGTTGTTGATATGACAGTCAACTTGTCGCCACGAAAAATAGTCTCGTACAGTCTGTGCATTTGGATAAACAACGGCGCGAGCATCAAATGTCGGTAGCCTCTCTATCACCAAGGGCTTCTCCGGGAATTCCCTATTCCACTCCATTACGTAGTATACCAGCATAAACAGAGCAAATGTCGAGACCAACTTCATCTCTCTACGCTCAAATAGCTCACAAGTGCGCCGAAGCAAGAACAGATACTCATCTGAATCACCGTATGCCATCTGGATATCGGGGAACTGGGCCACAATGGCTTGGGCGGCTCTGTTCATGACATTAAGAGCTCTGATATCATTAGGTTTGTCGAAACCATAATGAGCGCTGAACTTATGGAACCCTTTGCCATCTACACGAATAACGATGTGGGTTTCCGGTAGAAGAAAGTTCTCTCTTTCGAATTGCTTCACGTATTCGAATCTTGAGTTAGCCATATTAAAGGCTCCCTACTCTGGTGGATCTCTTCTACTGCGATGGAGTAGCGTGCAGGAGAGACACGTTTAGACTGCGGTGAAACTACAAGAAGTGTTCATCTTGAACTTAACTGACTCAGGGTAATTATACTGGGTGATGACACACACGAGCTCAGATCACTACAGACGACTTATCGTATTAATGTATGCACTAAAAATGGTATTCAATCTAATAATCAATAATTTAGTGGTTTTTAGACTTGGAAGATTTTGGCACTCTTGCAAGCCAGTAGAAAAATATGGTACCGATCATGTTGATAGCGATGAAAGCGATGAAGATACCAAAgtttctccatctctcAGAATAAACCGCGTGGACGGAATCCAAGAAAGTGTTTGTTTGAGACATGGCACAAAAGTCACACTGATCAGTAGCACTTTCATCAAGCAAGTAGCCACCGGCTGCTGAAATGAATTGTTGCATGTACTGGCCACAAGTTTGACCACTTGGGGGCTGGAAGTGCAAGATTCCTCTAGAAGAGCACACGATCTTGGTGTTGGCCAAACCAGTACTCAACATGGCTTGAATCAAGTACGTGAATGGGTTACATCTGTACATGAAAATCCAGAAACCTGGCAATGCCTCCGGAGTGGCAAGAACACCACAGAAGTTCAAACACATGATGAACATCAAATTGACCATGTTAGCAGCGTTGTCAGCAATTTCCATGAAAGCAACAACCATTTGACCCAATGAGATTGTGTAGACGTAAAACGCAGTCACCAATAACCACATTAAAGCACCACGCTCATGAACAGTGTCAGTTGGCGTAGCATTTTGGTATAGTCCAACAGGGTAGTACCAACAGAAGAAAGCAACGGTACCAAGAACAACCTGGAAAGGAATTTCAGTAGTAATCTGAGAGGCGATGAAAGCAAACCAACTAAATGTCCTCGATGGTGCTTCTCTCACTTCATAGATTTCTCTTTGCATAACGTAATATGGCAACATCTGCTGAATCAATGTTTGCAAGGGCATGTAAAACATAAACATGGAAAACATTTGATTCTGCAAACCCTGCTGAGAGGTACCACTGTGGAAGAAGGCAAAACCATTGAACAAAGACGCCGTAATAACTAAGAAAAACTTCGAATAAATGTAACCAGGGCTTCTCCAATATTGCTGGAACGTTCTCCAAGTGACAATGAAATACTGTTTGATGAGAGAAGTGGCGTACTTCTTTCTGGACTCCGGGTCCTCATCCACAGGCAATTTACCCAATTCATTTTCCATGTAAGCCAATTCACGCTGAACTTCCTGGTATTCCTCTGAGTTTCTCCAAACTTCGAAGTAATCCTGAGCAGCCTTAGAACCAGGAGCAGCACCCACAACCTCCAACATCCATTCAGCGGGATTAGCATCTGGAGGACATGGATGGGCACCGTGCTTCTCAAAGTAATCGATTAAACCTTGACAGTTCTTGCCCAAGTCACCGAAATATACAGTCTTACCACCTTTttgcaagaacaacaaaCGGTCGAATTCTTGTAACAAGATAGCTGAAGGTTGATGGATGGTACACAAAATAGCTTGACCGTGGTTGGccaactttctcatcaacTTACAAATAGACCAAGCAGTCTGAGAGTCCAAACCAGAAGTAGGCTCATCCAAGAAAAGCAACAACTTAGGCTTGGCAACCAATTCAACACCAATTGTCAATCTCTTACGCTGCTCAACGTTTAAACCCTCACCAGCAACACCAACCAAAGCATCAGAGTAAGCAcccatctccaacaaatCAATGACGTAGTCGACGTATTCgtccttttccttctttgaaaCATGAGAAGGCTGTCTTAAGTAGGCAGAGAATGTCAATGCCTCACGAACAGTGGAAGTTGCCAAATGAATATCTTGTTGCTGCACATAACCAATCGATCTTTGGAATGAGGAGTCCAAACCGTGACCGTTGACCATTCTTACACCGTCAGTAACAGTACCAGTCGTAAGACGCTCGGACAAACAGTTCAATAAAGTGGTCTTACCAGCACCAGAAGCACCCATCAATGCAGTGATCTGACCTGGCTTCACCCAACCATCAACATGATTCAAAATAACACGATTTTCtgccttgattttgacCTGGTAAGTCAAATCCTTCCAATGGAAAATCTGTCTCTGATTAGGAAGTTTGTCATCAGAAGTAGATGATTCGCCAGAGTCCTTCTCCATGGCATCGGAATATGAAATCTTCTCATTTGGAAGGTTGTTCTCTACATCATTGACCTTGGCTTCATTctgctctctttgctttctgaccttcttcaaagaacctctcaagaacaaagcAATCTCACCCTTTTGCATAGCCCCTTTGTTAAATTCGGTCAAGGCAATGTAGACGCCCAAAAAGACGACGATATAAGCGACAACGATACCCAAATTTCTCCACTTGTGAGCATTCACATATTCAAAGGAGGTCTGCAAATAGGCAGtaccatcaacaaaatcctCACCGGGTCTGGCACCTGCGGTTGAGCACACACGGTTGACAGCGGCAACTTGATCATATGGTCCTCCTGAAGGCACAAATTGAGCACATTCGAATTTACGACCATGGAACTCGTTCACCATCAATGATTCGAAAACATAAGACACAGGATTGATGTATTGAATCCACCTGCACCAACCCAACATCGACGGAATGGGAATGACGAAACCAGTAAAGATAACCATTGCCAACAATACCGAAGTAGCAGGAGTCATAGCAGCCGCGAGAGAAGTAGACACAGCTCCCAAGGACCTAAACATGTGGGACATACACAATGTACAGAGACCACAGAAGAGCCAGtagaaaaagaatctgCCGGGATCACGCCTGAAATGAACCATAAAGTAGAAGGAAAAATTGAAACACGTGGACATGCAAAGCTTGACAGGAAGTTCCGAGATGATGGACGCTAGAGCGTCAGCAGAAGGTCTGTACAAAGCATACTTTTTATGCTTTTCAACGATTGGACGAGCCTCAAACAAAGACATGATTTCCAATAAGGAAGCAAAAGCATTGAACAACACAGCAAAAAACATGGCAGCACCACGGTAATAGAAGGAGCCGGTGGtcggctgcaaattgtAAAAAACGGACGATAGAATTAAACCCATGACACCTTGACCAAAGATGGAGAATATGACAATCGACGGATCACCTTTCATTCGAAGGAAATTTCTTCCGATGATGTATCTTGTCTGCATAAAGAAGGAAACAGTATAAGGAGAAGATGGACGAGTGTGGTCGGACTGTTTAGCAACGTGGGATGCACGGTAAGCTTCTCTCTGGCTTCCGTCGGCCACCTCGGCAAGGTACTTGTCTATGCCTGCAGTGAGAACCTTGTAgtttgatgagtttctcCAATAATCGGAGAATTCTTTCGCAGTGCGAGGAACCTTGTTTTCGAACCCAGGCTTAACAACACGCTCCTCTGGATTAGTCAAGGAAGTCAAGAAATCGGCGGTGGTTTGACGCTGAGGGCACTCGTAACCCATatccaagaagaattgCTTGGCTTCGCTGGCCTTACCAAAGAAAATCTGATATCCTTCGTACAAGACAATGACATTGTCAAACAAGTCATAAGCATCCTGGGAACACTGGTAGATGGCAATCAAAGGGGTGGCATCCAAGATGGCCGCGGAGGTCTTTAAAGCACGAATAAACTCCAAAGCGGTGGCGGCATCCAAACCTCTCGTGGCGTTATCCCAGCACTGAATGTTCGCACCAGACAAGGAAACCTCGGCAATAGACACACGCTTACGCTCACCACCAGAAACACCACGGACAAAGTCGTTACCCACAGGAGTGTTTCTAGTGTGGGACAAACCGTAAGTGGCCATGGTGACGGAGGCCATGTGTTTGGCGTGTTCCAATCTGGAAACTTCACCCCTGTTTTGAGGCGTTCTCAATTTGGCAGCGAATTCCAAAGTGTCCCCCACGCTCAAGTGTGGAAAGTGGACATCGGTCTCAGCAGAGTACACAACGTCACCACGGTGGTGTTTGTGGATCTCATCTGGAGTCATGCCGTCATAGGAGATTTGAGATTCTTCGCCAATGTGAAAACCGTACGTGTTGCATGCAATCGTCTTGAGCAAAGTGGAACAACCAGAACCAGGACGACCCAACACCACCGTGACTTCACCGGGCTTGAAGTACCCGTCCATGGTCTTTAAGATGTCAAAACAACGGCTCTCGTCGATTTTTCTCATATCGTGCCAGTAATCCACCGCCATTTTCCACAACCCGTTACTGACGGTTGGCTGGTAGTCTGAGTCTGCAGCCACACCGTAGGCTCTCAAATTACGGTACGCAAGTCCCAACTTTGAAGGCTTATAGTAGTCAGGGTTGGAATCGAACAACTTACGCATATTTTTCACCCAAAACTTCGCATTGAAGTTGGGCGAGTCTGGGTTCAACTGCTCGCTGATCTGCTCTGGGTCAAAGGGCTCTACGCCAGGCACCTCAGACATGTGGGACAAGTACTTGAGCAAATCCTGGGATGTGTTTGTTTTGGATAAGTCGTGGCCGGAGTCATGGGACatgttggtgaaggttCTGGCCAACTCTCTAATTTCACCTTCCTGATGAGCACCAAAACCAGTATACTCATTGATGGAATTGGCCTCCTCACTGAGACTGCCGTTGTCATGGGGCAGCACTTGGTGAGCAACGCCATCCTCGGGTGGAGGAGCGTCGACAAAAGGTTTCTCGGACATGGAGATGGAAAAGTGAAGATTTGCCTTTAAAGTGGACTACATGCGATATATATATTGGCAGGCGAAAAGAAATGCCAAACAATGTCGCAGAGGGAGAGGTAGAAGCAGCCCCAGCTACGCTGCAGGAGCAGCAGGCATGAGATAGGGAATTCTGGCGGCAAATAGCGTATTGTGCGAGAGTTGCGCACGTTGGAGACGGCTGGCGGTGGAACTTCGGAAGGTGCGAGTTCCGGCTCTGGCCACTCCCACCGGGAGCCTGGCGGTGCACATTTAATCACTGGGGACAAAATGCCACAAAAAAACCGCCCTTCTCAGCCCTAACCACATACAACAAAAATAACCACCAGCTTCATAACCTGTGGGCAACAACTGGAGTCTCCACTTCCAGCGGGACAATTTGCCTTTGCCTGGTGCGGTGCTTTTAGCTTACAGATTCGCTGGGTGTgcttgcttttcttttatttttttttctttggcatttCCTGCTCGCTCTTTGTTCCGCTCCCGTACGGCGAGAGctggtttttttttccttcgCTCGCCTCCCGCGCTGCTAGTCTGCCTCATGATTACTCATTTGCTctggagaagatgagagtTGCCCGACAAGTTTAGCAATCGCATATTCCACCCTTGGATTCAATTTCTACACTTGTGCCAAAAAATGCCCGCTTGGCTCTCTGTCaaatttctctcttttcttcggCTTTGTTTCCCCTTCTCAGTGCTTGCGTCATCTTCTATACTTCACTCCCGCACGTTGTCCGGCCTTGGAACCTCCCGAAGGACCGCCCACCTTGTTTTGGTTACCCTGCACCGCCAGATTTTACGGCCTGCCGTCGCTACACTCCATACAGTGGGCTGCCTCTGGCTCAGCCTTGCGGTGCCTAGAGGGTTATCATGGGCCGTTGGCCTCCCGCAATCTTCCGGTTCCGTTGTGTTGGCTGTCTTCGCCATGGTCCTTTTGCGTTAAGTGATATTTGCATCTGACGGCCCCGGAAAAACTCACAGCATCCGCGGCCGAAACAACAGCCCAGcgtaatttttttctcccgGCCAgggttctttttttctccttgtGCGACAGTCCTCTCACCTTCTGGGCACCTTCCGGGTACCTTCCGGGCCAGTGCGATATTGTTTCGTATAAGACTGTTTTGGATTCTAAACGAGCATCGAGTGGGTCTCGGGTCCTAACGGTCGGTCGCTGAGAGCCAGTGACCGGGACGTGGGTTGTTCCGAACGCCCATGTCGTACCGCGCTCATGTCGAATCCAGCTGTTTGTAGCGCATCCCTTTTGAACATGCTGGTGAAGTGTCGAAATGCAATTACACTGCCATCCTCGATAAGAgggttttttttctttttttgtttttcaactAGAATATGTCTGGAACACCACACATCATTGTCTGGCTGAAATGAAATGCTGGCGGGCAAGTGTGAGAAGCCTTTAATGTGTACGGCAAGGCTCCCAGGCTTAGAAGAGACGGGATTTGAAGTAAATTTATTGTGGCATTGCCATGGATCAACCTTtgggtttcttcttctttgtcttttttcttttcgtccTCTTCTGTTGTGCCAGTCTACTTTGCAGCATTGCGCTGTATATTTTTTGCGCAAAATTACGCATTTGCACCCCATCCCCGTCTATCTATTAAACTCAGTCCAAAACAGTTAGACACCCCTATTTACAGAGCATGGTGCCTATGAAATGCTCTTAAAACCTTTGCATCATTTCTGATAGGCCTGTTGGAATACAAAGTTGATTCCTAGCATCAAAAGGAAATCTCAGAGCACCCTCAACACTTTCAACTTAGGCTTGCAACAAGTTCTCCACGAAGGGTTATTCTTACAAATGCCAAGTCAGGGGTATCAAAAATTAAATGCCTCGAAACCCCCTTCTGATGTCAATAAAGGCAATTTGGGGGGTCCATTATACTCAGTGGATACTTGTAAGTGTCCTGCACTCGCTCGCAACTCTACGTCGCTTCTCCATCCTCTCACCAAAAACTACACAAGCGATAACGATGCAAGTAAAGGTCAAGACCTTGACTGGAAGAGACATCCCAGTGGATGTCGAGTCATCTGACAAAGTTATTCGCATTAAGGAAATGatggaggaaaaagaaggcatTCCTCCTGCACAACAAAGATTGATCTTCAACGGCTCTCAGTTGAACGACGAGATCACCATCGAAGAGTCGGGGATTCAGGCTGGCGCCTCGTTGCATTTAGTTTTGACCCTAAgaggaggctgctgagTATAGAATTGGCGCACAAGAAATGCTTGATGGCTTGATATAGCATAATGGAAATGAATGATGATGCAAATATCTTCATGAGTTAGATTGTAATGCCCATTTTCTTGCGTTCGCAAGAAATTTGTTAAGGTTTGGAGTTTCTTGAGGGAACTCGTATTCCGTGTAGACCTCCTCCTCATTATCTGTTGCCCTTCTCTTGGTAATTTCCTTGGGaaatttctcttcaaccttAGCTACAGAGTTCACATCGccatgagcttcttcgtATTGCTTCCAGGCATTAAGAACCGCAATACAGTTTCTGGCATCGTCCCTCTGACGAAAATGCTTGACAGCTTCGTTGAAAACTTCACGAGACTTTTCCTTTTGGTAGTCACCAAGTTGAAATTCCACCTCATCAGTAGCATCCTCAAGATCCTTTATTTGGTCTGGCGACAAAATTCTCAGCTCGAAATTAGCAAATTCAATCCATAGGTTGAGTGTAGCGTTTCGATCGATTTCTTTCCGAAACTCCTGTCTTGCTCGTTCATAAAGGAGCTCTTCTTTAAGAAAGGTAATGAATGCATCGAAGAGGTCGCCACGAGGTTCAAAAGAGAGCTTAACttccacttcatctttaAAGGGAAGGTCGATGGCCATCTCATAAAGAGATATGCACCGCTCTACCTCTCCTAGCTGTTGTTCTTTGAATATAAATTCTTTCAATACCCCAAGTGCTGCACGACTTTCTGGATGCTCGGAATCATGAATGAGAGCAGCCTCAATCCACTTATTGTATAGGAGACGCACTCTTTTCAACTCATTTAGTCTTGATTCCAATTGAATGTAGAACCTAAAGATTTTGCTCTTCATATGCTTTGAAGTGAGGCCGAGCGCTCTTCCCAAAAGTTTCCTGGCGTTAGTTAATGCTTCGACTTTGTCATTACGTAACTCAAATTCAGCAGCCATAATCCAGATCTTTGCAAATGTGAAATGTGCATGCGGGATCAAAACAAGAGCTTCTGTCCAAATACTTCGAGCTCGTTCAATATCACGATTAGAAAACTCTTCCCACAAAGCAAACTTGatccaaagaaagacataccttctccacaaaagcAGCTTGTATTTTTCTTCCGGGTGCGTCGATATACTTCTTCTAAAGAGATCCCGCAAAGTCTCTACCGATGAATGCTCCTCCGCTTTGATGTATTCCCACCAAGCGTTATAATCTCGAGGATTCTTTgtcacttcttcttcatacTGTATTCTTCGTTTCATGGCGACTGAAGAATCTATCAGACTTGATGTCCCGAACATTTTCTCAAAGTCAGCAAACACTTCATAGATCTTCAGTTTTTGGCTTTTCAGCTTGATCATCCCTTTTTCTAGCGCAGTCAAGAAAATTTGCCTTGCACGATCAGTTTCCCCTTGTGATGCTTCCCACGAAGTCCAGCGTAGAATGATCTGAGGTACGCTAGTGTCGGTTTCTATGGTACCATTTTCGAAAAGAGCATCCATGGCAGCCTCAAACACCCCTCTAATCCGAGGTATCAGGGATTCACTCGGTGGAACTTCGAGCCGCTCAAAGTCAGCCCAGCGTAACCATACATCACCATGGGGATACTCAGCCAAGTAACGAGTGAACAAGGCTCGCACATTATCATACTCGTCGTATCTTTTCTCAAATCCAATGTAGGAATCCCACACAGCTTTTGCCGGTTTCCAAGAAATCCATCTTTCAAATATTTTTCTCACGCTATTGTAGTTTCCCAATGTCTCCTCTGTCTGAACATACATGTACCATAGCTTATCAGTATAGGGTAATGTGGTGACACCACGCTCTAGGACGTTTCTTGCATGATTGACATTACGATGTAGTAACTCCAATTCGATGTAACGCACCCAAAAAGGCACATGCTGCAGATTCACTTGCAACGCTCTTTCCATGATGGATCTGGCTCTCTTGAAGTCATGATTGTGTTCCAATTCCCATTTGGCGTACCGAATCCATTGACCATAATTTAGGCGGTTTTTGTTCAAATGCTGCTCATagtctcttctttttgcttgttgaaaCAGTCGAAGTTCCTCCAAGTCTTGTATGGTTTGCTTCGATGCCTTGAACGGAGCTTGTTTAAGCAGATGAGCTTCCAGAAGAATGTCAGCCGAGGAAACTTGAGCTTTGGCTAAACTGCTTTGGGCAGGCAGAGATGCCTCCGGAGATAGTGTGGACGGTAGATCCAAGttcataaaaaaaatacgATATCGATTCAATGAGAAGAtggagatgatgatgtagGAGAGGTATGCTCGATGGGCCAAAAAATAGAATGCGAATGCCTTCAGCCAGATTCGAACTGACGATCTCCTCATTACTAGTGAGGTGCCTtaccaacttggccataAAGGCAAATTTAAGAAGGCAAGCATGCAGGTACATACAATCGGTTGCAACTCGGATACAAAAAGTAGCCGCATTGCATATATATGAAACGCTGAATAGTCTTTTACCCCCAAATGTATTTCTGATCATTACAGCAATCGTATGCCATCAGactcagaaagaaaaatgttAAGAACGGGGATTTTCAAATCCCAAAGTAAGCAAAGGCAGGAGAAGAAACCGCCTATTATGCCGGGAAGATTTCGAGAAATATGCCCGGAAGCAAGGCCCATTAAAAAATGGGACAAGTTCTGGAAAGCCCTATATAAGGAAGAATGGATCAAACGCAACGAGCTAGGGGCAATTCATCTCTTTAATATTGGGTCATACGTGCCACAACATGACGAGCGGCCATCAAGAGCCGCAAAATGCTTATTGTGTTTGAAGGAAGTTACTCTGgatgtttttcttcagcacaTCTACAATGAATGTGCGATATCGCAATATTGGTGGAACCACCTAGGGTTTCCGCGAGCGATGAATCTTAGGGAAATGTTAGCTCCTGAGGATACCTCGTTCGACAACTTGAGGAAACTTAATTGGTTCGTAAAAATCGTCAGAATCACCTACAAAGGGCGACGACAGCTGGGCAACGAGGGAGTGACCCTCCCAGAGCTCCTGAATCGAGCTTTGAGGTCGGCGATGCGACGAGTTACTCCAATGGGTCAATAAACGCACACTTAATGACGAGTGGAAATTCATAGAATAGTCACGGCTGAAGTTCAGAGGGGATCATTCGCACCGCACGGTAATGGATTGACACTAGTTGAGGATATTAggggttttgttttctataatgatatagttttcgaGTTAGAATGGAAGTGGCAACACTGAAATCCTAACGCTCCtctaatacatgaagtctataaaaaaaacCAGGCTTTGCTTTCAActtcgttttcttcttctttatttttttgacGTTCATTCTGATATATCTTTTGTTCATCATCCTCTATTTCTTTTTATATTTTactctctcttctctctttttgactGCTTGAGCCATTTATCAGTCTATAGAATAAATCCTGTATATAGTTACTCCTGCACCTTGCTGAAAACTTACTTCACTTTGTATGTTACTGTCTATCCTTCCAACAAAATCCGATATGGTGTAATGGCTAGCACAGTTCGCTCTCACCGAGCAGATCGGGGTTCGATTCCCCGTATCGGAGGATTCATTTTTTCTAGAGAAAGTTTCTGATATCGTTGCTTTCACGTTCGAGTTAGGTTCATTCACAAAATGAATTTTCATATAACTTTTAAAGTGaagttctttttttttggttctTTTGGTTTACATTTTTGCGTACATCAGTGCGTTAGTAGTGGTTTATGTATAAGTCCGAGAACGTCCGAACTTCTCTCTCACGTTAGGAAGAAATGGAACGTCCCCCAGGATTCTTTGAAAAGCACTACCTTCTTAGCAATGCTTTAGGATATTACACAAACCTTAATACAACAGCAAAGTATAATCGCTATGttgaaaaagctcattTAAGTGCCGCCTTGCAGCACATGGTCTATGAGAACCCCTGGTTTTGCAGCAACTACTTCAAGGTCAACAACACTGGCGATGTCTTCAAAGACTATATATTGCGCTCTGTCGACCATATCAATTTCGGAGTGGTTGTTGAATACGTCAAGATCGACAAATTTGACAGAGAAATCCTTGAGGAGATCGATAAACGAAGGGTGCCAATTGGCAAAGATAATGCACCCTTGTGGCGTCTTCTAATTCTAGAAACCGACACTGAGCAATACTTTACTTTTTATGCTTGCCACTCActttttgatggcatcAGTACTCTTCAATTTCACAAGGACCTTCACAAGTATTTGGATCGGACTGAATCGTCTAAATTTCAGGAAAACCTCTTTACCAACAATGGCCAAACCCCAGTCCTTCCCGCAGTTGAGACAAGCCTCGACTTATTTCGTCCTCTGTGGTCTCAAAAATGTCTTTTCACTTTAGCAGTCAAACACGCTCGCTTGTATAACTGGCTCAAGTGGGTCGGTGACGGCTTCTCAGCACCTCTCGAAATATTCCAAGCAGGACCAGTCACTGAGCAAGTTCACACCAAGTTCAGGATAATCAACATCCCCAACGCAGATGTCAATAAACTAGTTGATCACTGCCGATCGAAGTCATATACACTAACCCCTTACTTGACAGCGATCTTGAAAAGAGCGTTACAGAAAGTTGTATACCCGCACTACTATACTGACTCTTCAAATGTCGTCACCAGGATACTTATGGCATTTGATGGAAGACGGTATGATCATGAGTTGAGAAGTCCTTTCAAGTACGGTCTTGTCATATCGGGGCAGCTACTAGATCTCTTTCCCGTCGGGAGCTTTAACAAAGAAGTGCACTCTATATATAAATCTATTCAAAGCAATTTGAAGTCTCGGCTAAGTTTCAAGTATATTTGGACTGCCAATCTCATTGATACGGAAGAAGTGCTACGAGGCTCAATAAGCTCGAAGTTGAGAACCACAATTCTTATGACAAACCTTGGTGCGATAAAAGATAATCCTGATCAAAATTGGCACATCACAGATGCATGGTTTGCCCTGAATAGAACAATTAATTACCATTTCATTATGCATGCTGTGTCCACATCCACCGGTGGACTCAACATTGTTCTCGGGTACCTGCCTGAGTATGACAATCTAGAAACGACGATCGAAGGAGAGAAAGTGGGAGTAATGGACGCTGTGGAGTCAGAAATCGAAAGCTCGTTACTTAAGAACATTGAATCATGATCCTTTTGTTTCCTCATTTTATGCGGTGAATATTTTGAGTCGTTGTTTCCCATCTTCATCTTAgctatttttttttttttgcaaccaagTATTGAATACAATCTCCGActatttcaagaaaattgTCCGAAAGATGCGAAAGGATATTTTAAAACACATTCATAAAAAAACCAAATAAGTCCTTTTTCACGAAGCTCAGATGACGTTTTGTCTTATGAATTGCCATATTTTCACGAGCAACGATATTTTGAACATTTCTTGATAATTTACCGAAATTGGTGAAGTAGTATTGCAGAAAGAGGTTCCCTAGCCTACATGTAGTATGCTTGCTGGCAATGACTGCAACAACTAGAGGTACgcaccaacaagaaaagcCTCCAAGAATCTTAACAATCACTCATTAATAGCAAATTTGCAGAAGGCAAATCACGGCTCTCATTTCAGACCCTACAGGGTTGCTGTAAATAATATCAGCCAACTTGGGGTAGCCAAAATTAAACGTGACCAGAGTCACATGATCCGACATCAAGATCACTAAGTGAAGTGGTTCCTGAGTTACTAATCTAGATATAGCAGCTATGCCAGAAAGACAACAACAGACAGGTCCGCAACTGCAAACACAAACTGAAGTTTCTTCCCCCGCGCCAGTATTACATCTTCGACCAAGgaatgagaaggaaaagcaaaagaaaaagtcgAGATCACAAGTACGGTGGACGGATGATGTAGTGGATAACGAGCACATGAATAAGAAGAAGTCCAAGATATGTTGCATATTTCATCCTCAGCGTGAATTCGGTGAATGCTCCAGTGATAGTGATAGCGGCTCCAGCGACTCTTCGTCAGATGAGAGTGATGACGAGAGGCGGCGCCCTTGTAACCATAACCACGATC encodes:
- the RUB1 gene encoding NEDD8 family protein, which encodes MQVKVKTLTGRDIPVDVESSDKVIRIKEMMEEKEGIPPAQQRLIFNGSQLNDEITIEESGIQAGASLHLVLTLRGGC
- the THG1 gene encoding tRNA guanylyltransferase; translated protein: MANSRFEYVKQFERENFLLPETHIVIRVDGKGFHKFSAHYGFDKPNDIRALNVMNRAAQAIVAQFPDIQMAYGDSDEYSFLLRRTCELFERREMKLVSTFASFMSVYYVMEWNREFPEKPLVIERLPTFDARAVVYPNAQTVRDYFSWRQVDCHINNLYNTTFWKLIEKCGMTGQEAENYLSGTVSSDKNEILFSKCGINYNNEPEIFKKGTVIVREYKEENHVESPSERQKQRIAKARKKAQISVLHVDIIKGDFWSQRPWLLE
- the CDR1 gene encoding ATP-binding cassette multidrug transporter, whose protein sequence is MSEKPFVDAPPPEDGVAHQVSPHDNGSLSEEANSINEYTGFGAHQEGEIRELARTFTNMSHDSGHDLSKTNTSQDLLKYLSHMSEVPGVEPFDPEQISEQLNPDSPNFNAKFWVKNMRKLFDSNPDYYKPSKLGLAYRNLRAYGVAADSDYQPTVSNGLWKMAVDYWHDMRKIDESRCFDILKTMDGYFKPGEVTVVLGRPGSGCSTLLKTIACNTYGFHIGEESQISYDGMTPDEIHKHHRGDVVYSAETDVHFPHLSVGDTLEFAAKLRTPQNRGEVSRLEHAKHMASVTMATYGLSHTRNTPVGNDFVRGVSGGERKRVSIAEVSLSGANIQCWDNATRGLDAATALEFIRALKTSAAILDATPLIAIYQCSQDAYDLFDNVIVLYEGYQIFFGKASEAKQFFLDMGYECPQRQTTADFLTSLTNPEERVVKPGFENKVPRTAKEFSDYWRNSSNYKVLTAGIDKYLAEVADGSQREAYRASHVAKQSDHTRPSSPYTVSFFMQTRYIIGRNFLRMKGDPSIVIFSIFGQGVMGLILSSVFYNLQPTTGSFYYRGAAMFFAVLFNAFASLLEIMSLFEARPIVEKHKKYALYRPSADALASIISELPVKLCMSTCFNFSFYFMVHFRRDPGRFFFYWLFCGLCTLCMSHMFRSLGAVSTSLAAAMTPATSVLLAMVIFTGFVIPIPSMLGWCRWIQYINPVSYVFESLMVNEFHGRKFECAQFVPSGGPYDQVAAVNRVCSTAGARPGEDFVDGTAYLQTSFEYVNAHKWRNLGIVVAYIVVFLGVYIALTEFNKGAMQKGEIALFLRGSLKKVRKQREQNEAKVNDVENNLPNEKISYSDAMEKDSGESSTSDDKLPNQRQIFHWKDLTYQVKIKAENRVILNHVDGWVKPGQITALMGASGAGKTTLLNCLSERLTTGTVTDGVRMVNGHGLDSSFQRSIGYVQQQDIHLATSTVREALTFSAYLRQPSHVSKKEKDEYVDYVIDLLEMGAYSDALVGVAGEGLNVEQRKRLTIGVELVAKPKLLLFLDEPTSGLDSQTAWSICKLMRKLANHGQAILCTIHQPSAILLQEFDRLLFLQKGGKTVYFGDLGKNCQGLIDYFEKHGAHPCPPDANPAEWMLEVVGAAPGSKAAQDYFEVWRNSEEYQEVQRELAYMENELGKLPVDEDPESRKKYATSLIKQYFIVTWRTFQQYWRSPGYIYSKFFLVITASLFNGFAFFHSGTSQQGLQNQMFSMFMFYMPLQTLIQQMLPYYVMQREIYEVREAPSRTFSWFAFIASQITTEIPFQVVLGTVAFFCWYYPVGLYQNATPTDTVHERGALMWLLVTAFYVYTISLGQMVVAFMEIADNAANMVNLMFIMCLNFCGVLATPEALPGFWIFMYRCNPFTYLIQAMLSTGLANTKIVCSSRGILHFQPPSGQTCGQYMQQFISAAGGYLLDESATDQCDFCAMSQTNTFLDSVHAVYSERWRNFGIFIAFIAINMIGTIFFYWLARVPKSSKSKNH